The following proteins come from a genomic window of Corynebacterium sp. P4-C1:
- the ruvX gene encoding Holliday junction resolvase RuvX, translated as MKVHPDNPGVDDPGNGRRIGLDVGTVRIGVSSSDRDARLATPVETVKRVTGFKDRDGEDIERLLEIIDEYDAVEVVVGLPRDLKGNGSSSVKHAKEIGFRISRRSDVPVRYADERLTTVEATHALRASGVSEREGRSVIDQAAAVAILQSWLDGRKNYREETAPEQSASADPSPQPKET; from the coding sequence ATGAAAGTTCATCCGGACAACCCCGGGGTCGACGACCCCGGCAACGGCCGCCGCATCGGTCTCGATGTCGGCACCGTCCGGATCGGCGTTTCATCCTCGGACCGCGATGCGCGGCTGGCCACTCCCGTGGAGACAGTCAAGCGCGTCACCGGGTTCAAGGACCGCGATGGCGAGGATATCGAACGCCTGCTGGAAATCATCGACGAATATGACGCTGTAGAAGTCGTGGTGGGGCTTCCCCGCGACCTCAAGGGCAACGGATCGTCCAGCGTGAAGCACGCCAAGGAGATCGGGTTCCGGATTTCGCGCCGCAGCGATGTTCCGGTCCGGTACGCCGATGAGCGTCTCACCACCGTCGAGGCAACGCATGCGCTGCGTGCCTCTGGCGTGAGTGAGCGCGAGGGACGTTCCGTCATCGACCAGGCCGCGGCCGTGGCCATCCTTCAGTCTTGGCTGGACGGACGTAAGAACTACCGCGAGGAAACCGCGCCCGAGCAGTCGGCCAGCGCGGATCCGTCGCCACAACCCAAGGAGACTTAA
- the mltG gene encoding endolytic transglycosylase MltG produces the protein MSSATSSQGRTRGVAVLVASILLIIGAVVYIAFARSNSTGSDFKGAGNGVEQIVEIPEGSTLSAMGPALTDKGVVRSDKAFQNAAMANSDADNIQPGFYRLQEKMSADEAVKALLDPANKVDMLKIPGGATLMDVKVVGGDTRFGIFSSISSVSCGSEGEKDSCVSVKELHDVAANSDPVALGVPQWAVDPVNAHKGDPKRLEGLIAPGEYIVDPNADAQTILTDLISRSTEKYNSTDIVGRAQAIGLSPYDLLTAASLVEREAPEGEFDKVARVILNRLKEPMRLEFDSTVNYGLESVELATGDTDRKKVTPWNTYAKDGLPETPIASPSEEAIQAMEHPAEGAWLFFVTVDDKGTTIFSNTFEEHQANVQQAYDSGILDSQR, from the coding sequence GTGAGCTCGGCAACCTCGTCTCAAGGGCGCACCCGCGGAGTCGCGGTGTTGGTCGCGTCGATCTTGCTGATCATCGGCGCTGTCGTCTACATCGCATTCGCCCGGAGCAACTCCACCGGCAGCGATTTCAAAGGCGCCGGTAACGGCGTCGAGCAGATCGTTGAGATTCCGGAGGGCTCCACCCTCTCGGCTATGGGTCCCGCGCTGACGGATAAAGGCGTCGTCCGTTCAGACAAAGCATTCCAGAATGCCGCGATGGCGAACTCGGATGCGGACAACATCCAGCCGGGCTTCTACCGCCTGCAGGAGAAGATGAGTGCCGACGAGGCCGTCAAGGCCCTGCTCGATCCCGCCAACAAGGTGGACATGCTCAAGATCCCCGGCGGCGCCACGTTGATGGACGTCAAGGTCGTCGGCGGCGACACGCGCTTCGGCATCTTCAGCAGCATCTCGTCGGTCTCCTGCGGCTCCGAAGGGGAGAAAGACAGCTGCGTGAGCGTGAAGGAGCTCCACGACGTGGCCGCCAATTCCGATCCGGTGGCGCTCGGTGTTCCGCAGTGGGCGGTCGACCCGGTCAACGCCCACAAAGGCGACCCCAAGCGCCTTGAGGGCCTGATCGCCCCGGGCGAGTACATCGTCGACCCGAACGCGGATGCCCAGACGATTCTTACGGACTTGATCAGCCGTTCCACAGAGAAGTACAACAGCACCGACATCGTCGGACGCGCCCAGGCGATCGGCTTGAGCCCCTACGACCTGCTGACCGCTGCGTCGCTTGTGGAGCGCGAAGCACCGGAGGGGGAGTTCGACAAGGTCGCACGCGTGATCCTCAACAGGCTCAAGGAGCCGATGCGCTTGGAGTTCGACTCGACGGTGAACTACGGCCTGGAGTCGGTGGAGCTGGCCACCGGCGACACCGACCGCAAGAAGGTCACCCCGTGGAACACGTACGCCAAGGACGGCCTGCCGGAGACTCCGATCGCATCGCCGTCGGAGGAGGCGATCCAGGCGATGGAGCACCCGGCCGAGGGCGCGTGGCTGTTCTTCGTCACCGTCGACGACAAGGGCACCACGATCTTCAGCAACACGTTCGAGGAGCACCAGGCGAATGTTCAGCAGGCATACGACTCCGGAATCCTCGATTCCCAGCGTTAG